A genomic region of Arachis stenosperma cultivar V10309 chromosome 9, arast.V10309.gnm1.PFL2, whole genome shotgun sequence contains the following coding sequences:
- the LOC130947634 gene encoding probable leucine-rich repeat receptor-like protein kinase At1g68400 → MAATSHLVAHATLFLSLVFHMHLLVSGSTSQDMEALLAFKAGSDASEKLTSWNNSTNLCSWDGVSCINNRVTRLVLENLDLQGSIQPLTSLTQLRVLSLKRNRFSGTLPSLSNFTALKLLFLSYNHFSGDFPATVTSLFRLYRLDLSHNNLSGEIPATVNHLAHLLTLRLEENRFSGYIPGVNLPNLQDFNVSGNLLSGEIPKSLSAFPVSSFGQNPSLCGAPIQNCTGVVPDPTKPGSEGAIASPVVPRGGATTTVSSSPSSMPANDGGAAPKTTKSHRNGGSKISPVALIAIIVGDVLVLGIVSLLLYCYFWRNYSAKLKEGKGSKLFESEKIVYSSSPYPAQGGGGGFERGKMVFFEGEKRFELEDLLRASAEMLGKGGFGTAYKAVLDDGNVVAVKRLKDAQIGGKREFEQHMELLGRLRHQNIVSLRAYYFARDEKLLVYDYMPNGSLFWLLHGNRGPGRTPLDWTTRLKIAAGAARGVAFIHNSCKSLRLNHGNIKSTNILLDKQGNARVSDFGLSVFAGPGPSTSGVRSNGYRAPEVSSDGRKQSQKSDVYSFGVFLLELLTGKCPSAVEGGGAPAMDLPRWVQSVVREEWTAEVFDLELMRYKDIEEEMVGLLQVAMACTAPAPDQRPSMSHVVKMIEELRGVQVSPCHDTLDSVSESPSVSEDACGASQ, encoded by the exons ATGGCGGCAACAAGTCACCTCGTTGCTCATGCTACCTTGTTCCTCTCTCTGGTTTTTCACATGCATCTTCTGGTTAGCGGCTCTACCAGCCAAGATATGGAGGCTCTTTTGGCCTTCAAAGCTGGTTCAGACGCGTCGGAGAAGCTAACGAGTTGGAACAACAGCACCAACCTGTGCAGCTGGGACGGTGTCTCCTGCATCAACAACCGAGTCACGCGACTCGTTCTGGAGAACCTCGACCTCCAAGGTTCCATTCAACCCTTAACTTCACTCACTCAACTCCGAGTTCTCAGCCTCAAGCGAAACCGTTTCTCTGGAACCCTTCCCTCTCTCTCTAACTTCACCGCCCTCAAGCTTCTCTTCCTCTCTTACAACCACTTCTCCGGTGACTTTCCAGCCACAGTGACCTCTCTCTTCCGCCTCTATCGTCTCGATCTGTCCCACAACAACCTCTCCGGCGAGATTCCGGCGACAGTCAACCACTTAGCCCACCTTCTCACTCTCCGTCTCGAGGAGAACCGTTTCTCTGGCTACATTCCTGGCGTCAACCTCCCAAACCTGCAAGACTTCAACGTCTCCGGAAACCTCCTCTCCGGCGAGATACCGAAGTCGCTCTCGGCTTTCCCCGTATCCTCGTTCGGGCAAAACCCTTCTCTCTGCGGAGCCCCGATTCAGAACTGCACCGGAGTGGTGCCTGACCCTACAAAACCCGGATCCGAGGGCGCCATTGCGTCCCCAGTGGTGCCACGTGGCGGCGCCACAACAACAGTGTCATCTTCCCCAAGTTCAATGCCAGCAAACGACGGTGGAGCAGCTCCAAAAACCACGAAATCACATAGAAACGGAGGTTCGAAGATAAGCCCGGTGGCTCTAATAGCCATAATTGTGGGCGATGTATTGGTACTGGGCATTGTGTCATTGCTTCTATACTGTTACTTCTGGAGGAACTACTCGGCGAAGTTGAAGGAAGGGAAAGGGTCAAAGCTTTTCGAGAGCGAGAAGATTGTGTATTCTTCGAGTCCGTACCCTGcacaaggaggaggaggagggttTGAGAGGGGGAAAATGGTGTTCTTCGAAGGCGAGAAGAGGTTCGAATTGGAGGACTTGCTTCGAGCGTCGGCTGAGATGCTGGGAAAAGGTGGGTTCGGAACGGCGTACAAAGCGGTTCTTGATGATGGGAACGTTGTTGCGGTGAAGAGGCTGAAAGATGCGCAGATTGGAGGGAAGAGAGAGTTCGAGCAGCACATGGAGCTTCTTGGAAGGTTGAGGCATCAGAATATCGTGAGCTTGAGGGCTTACTATTTTGCCAGAGATGAGAAGTTGTTGGTCTACGATTACATGCCCAATGGAAGCTTGTTCTGGCTCCTTCATG GGAACCGAGGACCGGGGAGAACCCCACTGGACTGGACCACTCGGCTCAAGATAGCAGCTGGAGCGGCGCGTGGCGTGGCCTTCATTCACAACTCGTGTAAGTCCCTCAGGCTCAACCACGGTAACATCAAATCCACCAACATTCTCTTAGACAAGCAGGGAAATGCCCGGGTATCGGATTTTGGGCTCTCCGTGTTCGCGGGCCCAGGCCCATCAACATCTGGTGTCAGATCCAACGGCTATCGTGCTCCCGAGGTGTCATCTGACGGTCGAAAACAGTCCCAAAAGTCTGACGTGTACTCGTTCGGTGTATTCTTGCTTGAGTTGCTGACGGGGAAGTGCCCCTCGGCTGTGGAGGGTGGTGGTGCGCCCGCGATGGACCTGCCAAGGTGGGTCCAGTCCGTTGTGAGGGAGGAATGGACCGCTGAGGTATTTGATTTGGAGCTGATGAGGTACAAGGACATTGAAGAGGAGATGGTTGGGCTGTTGCAGGTTGCTATGGCGTGCACTGCCCCTGCACCTGATCAACGGCCTAGCATGAGCCACGTGGTCAAGATGATCGAGGAGTTGCGTGGGGTCCAGGTGTCACCGTGTCATGACACGTTGGACTCTGTGTCTGAGTCACCTTCCGTCTCCGAAGATGCATGTGGAGCTAGTCAGTGA
- the LOC130947635 gene encoding glycosyltransferase BC10, which produces MKSSSSQYPVNSVSKLFNAQLHFVRFLTYILILGFGVTIGVIFSFYLKDCTFSLQFTQLSVSALPRKASMQPPPPPPPITETQTSNHSHVGLKEFLKPPPIMHDMDDKELMWRASMSAKIPEYPFDRVPKVAFMFLTRGPLFFAPLWEQFFKGHEGYYSIYVHSNPSFNASQPEKNSVFHGRRIPGKEVQWGNVNMVEAERRLLANALLDVSNQRFVLLSESCIPIFNFTTVYSYLMNSTQNYVMAYDENSPVGRGRYSIRMLPDVSLRQWRKGSQWFEMDRELALEVVSDRKYFPIFQQYCRGSCYADEHYLPTYVSINFWEGNSNRSLTFVDWSRGGPHPATFMRSEVTVEFLEKLRSKRCQYNGNSTNVCFLFARKFLPNTLSRLLNLAPEVMHF; this is translated from the exons ATGAAAAGCTCAAGTAGTCAATACCCTGTAAATTCtgtttccaagcttttcaatgCTCAACTCCATTTTGTTCGGTTTCTTACCTATATCTTGATTTTGGGGTTTGGTGTCACCATTGGAGTCATCTTTAGTTTCTACCTTAAAGACTGCACCTTTAGTCTCCAATTCACTCAGTTATCAGTCTCAGCCTTACCCCGAAAAGCGTCTATGCAGCCGCCGCCGCCGCCACCACCGATCACGGAAACACAGACGTCCAATCACAGCCATGTAGGATTAAAGGAGTTCCTTAAGCCTCCTCCAATCATGCATGACATGGATGATAAGGAGCTTATGTGGAGGGCTTCAATGAGTGCAAAGATCCCTGAGTACCCCTTTGATAGAGTTCCAAAGGTGGCATTCATGTTCTTGACAAGGGGTCCTTTGTTCTTTGCACCTTTGTGGGAACAATTCTTCAAAGGGCATGAAGGGTATTACTCAATATACGTGCACTCCAATCCATCTTTCAATGCTTCACAACCTGAGAAGAATTCAGTGTTTCATGGCCGCAGAATTCCCGGCAAG GAAGTGCAATGGGGGAATGTGAACATGGTTGAAGCAGAGCGTCGCCTTCTGGCAAACGCACTCCTTGATGTCTCGAACCAAAGATTCGTTCTCTTATCGGAATCATGCATACCAATCTTCAACTTCACAACCGTCTACTCATACTTAATGAACTCAACACAAAACTATGTCATGGCCTATGATGAGAACAGTCCGGTGGGTCGCGGGCGATATAGCATCCGGATGCTGCCGGACGTGAGCCTTAGGCAATGGAGAAAAGGGTCCCAATGGTTTGAGATGGACAGAGAGCTTGCACTTGAAGTGGTATCAGACAGAAAGTACTTCCCAATTTTTCAGCAATATTGCAGAGGATCATGTTATGCAGACGAACATTACTTGCCAACATATGTGAGCATCAATTTTTGGGAAGGGAACTCTAATAGGAGTTTGACCTTTGTTGACTGGTCAAGGGGTGGTCCACACCCAGCAACGTTCATGAGATCTGAGGTCACTGTGGAGTTCTTGGAGAAGCTAAGGAGCAAGAGATGCCAGTATAATGGAAACAGCACAAATGTTTGTTTTCTGTTTGCTAGGAAGTTCTTGCCTAATACTTTGTCAAGGCTTCTCAACCTTGCACCTGAGGTCATGCACTTCTAA